Within the Miscanthus floridulus cultivar M001 chromosome 17, ASM1932011v1, whole genome shotgun sequence genome, the region ttttggtttctaccaccttccacacctttctattgattgacttgatgtgtgtggtcatctttgacttccaataaggataatttgtgccatcaaattggggtggcttcttagtgttgttgatttgagccattttttacaccaaaggttgttaagcctcaaatcacgatgacctcggctctaataccaattgaaaggtcttaatggctaaaggggggggggtgaatagcctaataaaatttctacaacaacacttaacaaaatagttagacaattatgaggtgaagcaagtgttgcgctagcctacttaaaatgtaagccacctaccacaattctagtttagataaaaTCTATTCACACATtaactatgacactactctatgttagtgtgctctcaaaggctaactaaagagccacaccaaccaagcaagtaagctctcacaactagctacactaaagagcttgacaactagtttgtggtaatgtaatgagagtgatcaagaaggttataccgccgtgtagatgaaggaaccaatcaatcacaaggatgaataacaatgaagaccaatcaccttggaatcaatgatgaacacaatgatttttaccgaggttcacttgcttgccggtaagctagtcctcgttgtggcgattcactcacttgaaggttcatgcgctaattggcttcacacaccaaacccttaatagggtgccacacaaccaacacaagatgaggatcacacaagccacgagcaatccactagagtaccttttggctctccaccggggaaaggtcaagaacccctcacaatcaccacgatcggagccagagacaatcaccaacctccgctcgatgatcttcgctgctccaagccgtctaggtggcggcaaccaccaagagtaacaagtgaaatccgcagcgaaacacaagcaccaagtgcctctagatgcaatcactcaagcaatgcacttagattctcttctaatctcacaaagatgatgaatcaatgatggagatgagtgggagggctttggctaagctcacaaggttgctatatcaatgaaaatggccaaaggtatgagcttcaaccggccatggggcttaaatagaagcccccacaaaatagagccgttgtaccccttcactgggcacaacgcgggctgaccggacgctctggtcatgttgaccggacgctggacctcagcatccggtcgcctgatgacagccacgtgtcccaaTTTCAACgatcacttgagttgaccggacactgcgctattactgaccggacgctcggcttccagtgtccggttgtttccagtaaggttccagaaatgactTTCTTTGACTAGACGCGTCtgatcatgcttgaccggaccctgacagcgtctggtcacacattGACTTTCATCAGCGCTGTCCAACAATAGGACCAGaccctagacctcagcgtccggttagtccaagacctagcgtccgatcgtatgaccgacaccagcatctttgctgccacacttgaccagacacgccggtccctctaagaccagcgtccggtcacttagtgaccagcaagactaactccttttcacctctaacttcttcactcttgctcaaatatgccaaccaccaagtgtatcaccttatgcacatgtgttagcatattttcacaaacattttcaagggtgttagcattccactagatcctagatgcatatgcaatgagttagagcatctagtggcactttaataaccgcattccgatatgagtttcacccctcttaatagtatggctatcaatcctaaatgtgaccacactctctaagtgtcttgatcaccaaaacaaaatagctcctatggtttatacctttgccttgagctttttgtttttctctttcttctttccaagtccaagcacttgatcatcatcatggcatcatcatcaccatgctatgatcttcatttgcttcaccatttggaatgtgctacctatctcatgatcacttgataaactaggttagcacttagggtttcatcaattcaccaaaaccaaactagagctttcactgtcccaacgagggatgggcccacgagcggCCAAAACTCAGACGCACGAGCCTCAAGGGAGTCCAGATCCGCAATCAAGTCTCAACCAGGCTGACCCTAGACgaatccccatgaacgggataccagggttccctttaagCTATCCAGTTGTtaaaacaccaaatctcatagccatacccacgaagggtccaaaTTACCCCCCGAGCGATTATattcgaatcacctaggggctcgggggctacactctccagcgaatcgaaataccccccgggtgattctatctgaatcacctaggggctcgggggctacacccgtcgggtgcgcccacgcgcaccctctagcgaatcaaaataccccctgggtgattctatctgaatcacccaggggctcaggggctacacccaccgggtgcactcgtacgcaccctctggcaagtcaaatcaccccccggcgattctatctgaatcgcctaggggctcgggggctactgtcggggaccaaatactagggtacccaaagaggtggaactaataaccatcaaacgctgatgcttccgaacagacaaGAGCACAAGAACACTTCTTGCCCATACGATCGAAGGTTGGatgcgcctcgcccgacccccgagggctagactctgccttgtCCGATGTCTGGGGCCaaactctgcctcacctgacgactgagggctggctccgcctcgcccgacgtctgagggcaggctcctccTCGCCTAACGtccctctgcctcgcctgatgtccgagggcaggctccacctcgcccgacattcgagggctggctccgccttgcccgacgtcctagggctagctccgccttgctcgatgtCCTAGGGTAGGTTCCACCTCGCCTAATGTcctagggctagctccgcctcgtccgacatctgagggcaggctccacctcgcccgacgtctacacCCTGCTCGTTCATAATAACGAGCATAGGGTAAGACAAGACACTCAGGTCAAccgtagtaccgaggaccataccctgcacgtctGTGGAAAAGTACTATCAGGATAtgacgggacgggcgctttaagcctttctaggcatgacagagcccgaacagtgttgtaggcaccgacttttgtcttacagtattatgggcgccgccatcagccctcggacacggatcctgacataagcatacgacaaccactataatcTAGGAGGGAACTCATATCACCTACAGTaacggacgtatggtcactaccccgtctgctccccgtagggtcatggctcggcaccctggcaCGTCGCACTGTCCGTCGgagtaggatgggacgtgaccacttgctgaacgaagccagagcacggtcctatcaggatcagcgaacgtgctatccctggcaccatctgccatgtcagcagggcaggctcaagggaaaaggaagacccggcaccttcgaaggacctcctctacctctggtttttcttctttctcccaactgtaatccctgctccctcttggtctataaaaaggagggcagggcaccccactaaggggacggatcaaTCCTACACaccacataacacacagctgagcagcaaccgagctcttggcatcctttcgaccttttcaTTAGAGACTtgagacatgtccctctctcgactgtttgtaccctctactacgaacctttttcagtgctaataacacgagcagcagcaaactggacgtagggacattctgcccgaaccagtataaaccttgtgtcttttagtacaccatccggacctaacgcgcaacaaatataaatttactagttgatgtttattcgaaacaccaaCAACTATTATACCTATTCCATCTTTCTACTTGATCATATCGTTGCACAACAAAAGAAGATATCAAATCCGAACAAATGTAAATTCGATGTACCATATATTATCCTTTACAATCATACTTgctaataaaatgatatgtatgtctagaagACCATGGCAAATAAGCACATACAAATTTATCCTCCATACTATTTAGATCATGTAGAGTATTAAAATCAATATagcccaaagtatttaaagaaaacACCTTTCAATTTTGTTCTTTCCACTTTTGCGCTTTCGACAATTTTAGTTCACCTTTTTTCAGTAGCGATGGAGGGGAAGTTTTTATTTCACCATAAGTATTTGGTTAAAAACAAAAGAATCATTTTCATTCACTAGTTACGACATAGAGATAACCGAAGTACCAACACACAACTTGTCTTTATCACGACGAATAGCAGTCAAACTAACTTGTAACAAAGGTAGATTAAGAGAAGGTTCCAATGTAACATGATTGGTGGACAAAGTTAACACATGAAGGACGCTCTTCCCTTAAACAACAaccctttttttattttttttacatttgTGTTTTTTTCCGTGCATGTTGCAAAATATTAGTTTTAACAAGAGGCGAAACAGCATGTTTATTTTGTAACAAGATTTAGAATAAGACCTTTGTAGCATCATCACTCGTCCATATACTTTTAATAGCACATATTAGTTCCAATATGTTATTTTTAATCAGTTATTCCATTTCATCTTTCAAAATTCCAGCACGAATCATAGGTAaaagtatatatttttttaccAGATTGTATATGAATGAGTATTTATTATCAATCTTATTGTGCAAAACATCATTGCTAGAGATCCATGGTTTACCGAACAATAAAGAACATGTTTGCATATGTACAACATCAAATCAACATTATTCTTGTAAGTAACAATTGAAAAAATTAGCCATACAGGCTCCTGCCAACCAAGCTCTGTGCATGCAGAACTTGTTTGTTTGGTTGCAGGATGTCTATTCATCCTCGATGAACAACATCGTTGATTGGTTGGCTGGCTCTTGGGTTCCCAGACGCCCACTCATACAGCCATACAGGCACGAAGCATCGCCAGCTAGGGCGTGATGAATGAAACGCACAAAAATTTCGCATCCCGTGGGCTAGCCGGGGCCAGGCTCAAGCTTCACTTCCGTGAACGAGGTCAGGCAACCAATCACACCCTAAGAGCTCGCatcttaattttttttttcgtTATGGCTTTCCCCCTATTTTCTAGAGTTAAATCTTATtccttttttttagataaaggatagaAACTATCCGGCTTCATCTACCTGTGGGTAGAATCAGACCAAATTATTACAGCATCAAAAATTAAAGAAAGAAATTGACCGAAGAAAATACATCCCCAACAAGAAGCTCGAGTAGTCCTACGTGACCTCGGACTTCCACCGTGATGTCAATTCCACAGAATAAGATCACCAACGTCAAGACAAAGCCGCCAAACACGTTTGCCAGACCTAATAAAGGTACTGAAAACGTTGGACACCGACCACCATTGAAGACTAGATGCTTCTTCCTTGGTAACAGCACGAAGCACTTGGTGTAAACCACCAAACGCCGAGCTGTTACGCCAACGAATGCCGCCTCCGCCTTGAGCTGAACACCGAACAGGGTAACCACACGGGAAAACTGCCCGGCCTTGGCGATCAAGAACTTCGACAACGCGCCTGCGCCATCGCCGCCGGCCCGGAGAAACCAGGCTAGGTTTTCACCCAGTTATTGAACGCCCGCGGATGCAGCAAGGGACGGACTGACCAACGGCTTCAGCGGCGCCTTCAACAAGGTGCGTGGCACAGAAGTTCCACCGCCGCCGGCCCGGCGTAACACGCCAGGCAAGGATTTCGCCcaagccgccgccaccaccgtcgaCACTACGCCCGGCCAACGTGGAAGACCGCCTTCACCGGAAGGTCACCATCAGAGACGCTCAGAAGGCGGGCATCCCCGGCGCTGACCGTGGATCAGATCCAGACCCAGGGGGCCCAATCCTGACCCGCCGCCAGACGAACGGCACGCCGGCCACCGCCGACGATCCTCCACCACACAGAGCAGGGTACTGCCGGCAGAGGGACAGCACCAGCCTAGACCGAGGACGCCAGATCCAGGCCCGCAGGGCCCAAATCCGCCCGTCCGCCGCCACGGCGACTGCACACCGATGACGGAGAAGTCCGCCACCGCTGCACCGCCCTGTGCCCGCCGCGGTCGTGGTCGGCGACCTCGCCGAGCCCCACGCTGCTCGGGCGAGTCGCCCCACCTGGCCGCGTCGTCCAGCGCCGCCACACAACCGGCTGAGAGGGCCACGCCGCCGCCATCCCGGCCGGCCGCGCGGCCTTGCCGGCGGaccgctccggcggcggcgcgactggagattggaggggagggagagggcgcGGCGGCTAGGGTTCGGATCAGGAAGGCAACGTCCGAGTTGTTTTTTTGTCCACCAGGGTATGAAGCATTTAGATATATTTTCATGATCTCTAAATAGTGTATTTAATTTTCTCATGTACCAATCTATCTCTAAGATTTTTATTGAAATTTCGAGAAGTTTATTTAAAGATCATTATCTTTAAAACCTTAATAAGTGCCCGTGAGAATTTTTAATGAAAATAATAAAACCCTGAGAACCATTTTAAACTAGAGCGATATAATAAGGGTTTTAAGAAGAGCTGAAATAGAACAAAATTTAAACTACGTCAATAGTTTTAAAGCTAAAAGAGTTTTATTAAGGATATTTTTGAATAAGAAGAGTTATTGATAAAAAATTACAATAAAAGAGGCGCAAGTGTTTTTGGCCCGTTGTAGACCCGACGACACGGCCCAAAAGACGGAGGAATAAGAAATTGGCGGGCGGGAAGTTCAATAAGGTCGgccccgccggccgccggccgccgcccacACCTTTTCGTCTCTTTCTCTACCGCACAAAGACGGAGACGGAGCCTGGGTGGTCAAACGAGGCGTCTCTTCCGTTCGTTCCATGCAATGCATATGCAACTGAGGTGTGAACGGAGACTGCGTGCTCTGTTAACTAACGGCCGGggaagaaggaaggaaggaaggaaggaaggcagATCGAAtcccttttcctcttcttctccaatccgatccccatcttcttccttgaTTGATTGCCTGATCGGCTTCCTCTTCCTTGATTCGAATCCAAGTAACCTACCCAAACGGCCAAACCCCCACCCCCCAAGGAAGGAACCCTACCCGTGGCCGTGAGAGGCGGCGCCACACCGGAAGCCCGGACGTGGTGGCAAGCGACCGATCCGGAACCATCATCCAAAGCAAAGCTTCCTTCCTGTCTCCTCTCCCCCCGCCCACAAGTAAGATGCGATTTCTCCCTCTGCGCGACACCGCGAGTTTCTGCATGCTGCTTCCACTATTGCTATTGGGGAATTCGATTTCCTTTCCTTTTCGTAGGTGATTGCAATGTCGCTTTGATGCCGATTATGATGATTTCCGACCATTTTACTTGCACAGGAGAAGACAATACCATATATAAGGGATTAGTGACTGCATCAATCAAGGGAAAGCCATGGTTTTGTTCGAACTAGACCCGGACATCATCCGATGGGgtctccaccatctcctcccGGCTCCTGCTGGCTACTCTGCTGATAATCGCACCCAAACCACCCCTACCACACCTTGTACAGCCTTTGTTCGCCCTCTTGATCAGCCCACCGGAGACATGGGTAGCTCAAACTCTGTTGAGATCAAGGTGGAGCATGTCAATGCGGTTGACAACGACGAGGTCATCGCGCAAGCCCTTCAGGAAGAATTGTCCCATGTCGCCCTCGCCGAAGCATCCGGGGCAACCAGCGCAGCTGACGATCCACAACATTCTGCTGTTCTCACGCAGCAATGGCTTCGCCCACGTGCCGTCCTTGTAGAACCATGTATGACCCTTCTATTCATTTTCAAAAATAATATCCCTTTCTACTGCATCCATCCTttgcttgtattattattattaagtgCTATACCTCCTCCAGCTTCTCAAGAAGCGGGGACCAGGGAGGAACCTTTCAGCACCTGCTCAAGCCCTGGAGATGGTAATACTGTCCAGGACAGCCAGGCATGCTTGATAGAGCTCATGGATGACTTCTCTGTCCTTGACGGTGAAGTGGGCAAAAGGTTGAACACCATGGTTCCTGTTCCTG harbors:
- the LOC136517078 gene encoding OVARIAN TUMOR DOMAIN-containing deubiquitinating enzyme 12-like isoform X2, encoding MVLFELDPDIIRWGLHHLLPAPAGYSADNRTQTTPTTPCTAFVRPLDQPTGDMGSSNSVEIKVEHVNAVDNDEVIAQALQEELSHVALAEASGATSAADDPQHSAVLTQQWLRPRAVLVEPSSQEAGTREEPFSTCSSPGDGNTVQDSQACLIELMDDFSVLDGEVGKRLNTMVPVPHVPKINGEIPSVDEAISDHQRLLDRLVLYGLVDLKVKGDGNCQFRALSDQFYRTPEHHRFVREQVVKQLESHPEIYAGYVPMDYREYLRKMSKSGEWGDHVTLQAAADTYGVKIFILTSFRDTCYIEILPVVEKSRRVICLSFWAEVHYNSIYPEGELPVLENKKKSWWPF